In one Fodinicola acaciae genomic region, the following are encoded:
- a CDS encoding MauE/DoxX family redox-associated membrane protein, whose product MDYVAIACRLLIGVVFAASAATKLVGPSAFTAFVTSVRQMRVVPGTFARPVAYVVVAAEALIVVLVAVPYAGSAVAGFAIAAVLLAAFAVGIVISVRRGERTPCRCFGKSTTPLGPVHVVRNIFLICVTIAGAAGTLGSAGVDLAGAAVAAVAGAVAGALVVALDDIVDLFRPATSRQSAR is encoded by the coding sequence ATGGACTACGTGGCGATCGCCTGCCGCCTGCTGATCGGCGTGGTGTTCGCCGCCTCCGCCGCGACCAAGCTCGTCGGGCCGTCGGCGTTCACCGCGTTCGTCACATCCGTCCGGCAGATGCGCGTCGTGCCGGGGACGTTCGCGCGGCCGGTCGCGTACGTCGTCGTCGCCGCCGAAGCGCTGATCGTCGTGCTGGTCGCGGTGCCGTACGCCGGCAGCGCGGTCGCCGGCTTCGCGATCGCCGCCGTCCTGCTCGCCGCCTTCGCGGTCGGCATCGTCATCTCGGTGCGACGCGGCGAGCGTACGCCGTGCCGCTGCTTCGGCAAGTCGACGACGCCGCTCGGCCCAGTCCACGTCGTACGAAACATTTTCCTGATCTGCGTAACGATCGCCGGCGCCGCCGGCACACTCGGATCCGCCGGTGTCGACCTCGCCGGCGCCGCGGTCGCGGCCGTGGCCGGTGCGGTGGCTGGAGCGCTGGTCGTCGCGCTGGACGACATCGTCGACCTCTTCCGGCCGGCCACCAGCCGCCAGTCAGCCCGCTGA
- a CDS encoding DUF7003 family protein, with amino-acid sequence MSNSQDDSRKAEVLRQLDAAQEDYSLLSPGNSNYPDAAMRLIAYVSETDWLLTIQLVAWGKAEAQFVRFVQVFGNRLEEPGELFPSEVVAAAGETPLFIEGKLQADLFDYEVTIGGSPQHFSYSAEDYAEAGIDLEETPRELAFIRLLAARHPDQLLLDEDAVLAAVDQPGLHPVLRLSDWVHPDPGEDELPSELPCFVAIADSIALGKATDLDSCGGG; translated from the coding sequence GTGAGCAACTCTCAGGACGACAGCCGCAAGGCCGAGGTGCTGCGTCAGCTCGACGCGGCCCAGGAAGACTATTCACTGCTGTCCCCAGGGAATTCCAACTATCCCGACGCCGCGATGCGGCTCATCGCCTATGTCTCGGAAACGGATTGGCTGCTCACCATCCAGCTCGTGGCGTGGGGAAAAGCCGAGGCTCAGTTCGTACGGTTCGTTCAGGTCTTCGGAAACCGGCTGGAGGAACCCGGCGAGCTCTTCCCATCCGAGGTGGTCGCGGCGGCCGGCGAAACTCCGCTTTTCATCGAAGGTAAGCTGCAGGCCGACCTGTTCGACTACGAGGTCACCATCGGCGGCTCTCCACAGCACTTCTCGTACTCTGCCGAAGATTACGCAGAAGCCGGGATCGACCTCGAAGAAACACCGCGCGAGCTCGCCTTCATCCGGTTGCTGGCCGCTCGTCATCCCGATCAGCTGCTGCTGGACGAGGACGCGGTGCTGGCGGCAGTGGACCAGCCCGGTCTGCACCCCGTCCTTCGGCTGAGCGACTGGGTGCATCCTGATCCAGGTGAGGACGAACTGCCCAGCGAGCTGCCGTGTTTCGTCGCAATCGCCGACTCGATCGCGCTCGGCAAAGCCACCGACCTCGATTCCTGTGGCGGCGGTTGA
- a CDS encoding TlpA family protein disulfide reductase: MPAVVALVILLTVLCLLNLALVFGLLRRIRDIESRISSDQAATEPLLAVGAQIDDFEAVTTDGELLRRESLADGTLVGFFDPQCESCHENLPHFAAAARTQPRVRSLAVIRDDEEQEEMVSALSGVSRVVVERRRGPVARAFHVHGTPAFCRLGADQRISAHGYATPALA, from the coding sequence GTGCCAGCCGTCGTCGCGCTCGTCATCCTTCTGACCGTCCTGTGCCTGCTCAACCTGGCGCTGGTTTTCGGCCTGTTACGCCGGATCCGTGACATCGAGAGCCGGATTTCCAGCGACCAGGCGGCGACCGAGCCGCTGCTGGCCGTCGGCGCGCAGATCGACGACTTCGAAGCGGTCACCACCGACGGCGAGCTGCTGCGCCGCGAAAGTCTCGCCGACGGCACGCTCGTCGGCTTCTTCGATCCGCAATGCGAGAGCTGCCACGAAAACCTGCCGCACTTCGCCGCCGCGGCTCGTACGCAGCCGCGCGTACGGTCTCTGGCGGTCATCCGCGACGACGAAGAACAAGAGGAGATGGTGTCGGCGTTGTCCGGCGTCAGCAGGGTGGTCGTGGAACGCCGCCGCGGCCCGGTCGCCAGGGCCTTCCACGTCCACGGCACGCCGGCTTTCTGCCGCCTTGGCGCGGATCAGCGCATCAGCGCGCACGGGTACGCCACACCGGCGTTGGCGTGA
- the boxB gene encoding benzoyl-CoA 2,3-epoxidase subunit BoxB, which yields MPDKADYGEKIPNNVDLHEDRRLQRALESWQPNFLGWWESMGPALPTQDVYLRTAVNVGREGWAHFGHVAMKDYRWGIFLAERNRDRRIAFGEHKEEPVWQKVPGEYRAELQRLIVIQGDTEPASVEQQRNLGATAPSLYDLRNLFQVNVEEGRHLWAMVYLLHAYFGREGREEAEELLHRNSGSEDAPRILGAFNEETPDWLSFYMFTYFTDRDGKYQLGTLKESAFDPLSRTCEFMLKEEAHHMMVGTTGVDRVVERTVQVMKEHDTDEVASFGAIPLKVIQKYLNFHYSVSLDLFGGETSTNVANYYTAGLKGRWMEERRKDDHKLTNDSIMVDSIDTDGEIGQTEVAALVGLNTDLRREYISDCQSGVNRWNRILESAGLAQRLKLPHQAFNRKVGAFAGIQATPDGEKISPEEWEMRKGQWLPTDVDKAHVRSLMRPVYERGKIAAWIAPPRNGINNQPFDYEYVRFP from the coding sequence ATGCCTGACAAGGCCGATTACGGCGAGAAGATCCCCAACAACGTCGACCTGCACGAGGATCGGCGGCTGCAGCGGGCGCTGGAGTCGTGGCAGCCCAACTTCCTCGGCTGGTGGGAGTCGATGGGACCGGCGCTGCCGACGCAGGACGTCTATCTGCGTACGGCGGTCAACGTGGGCCGTGAGGGGTGGGCCCACTTTGGCCACGTGGCGATGAAGGACTACCGGTGGGGGATCTTCCTCGCCGAGCGCAACCGCGACCGGCGGATCGCTTTCGGCGAGCACAAGGAAGAACCGGTCTGGCAGAAGGTGCCCGGCGAATACCGGGCCGAGCTGCAGCGGCTGATCGTCATCCAGGGTGACACCGAGCCGGCTTCGGTGGAACAGCAGCGAAACCTCGGCGCCACCGCGCCGAGCCTCTACGACCTGCGCAACCTTTTCCAGGTGAACGTGGAGGAAGGCCGCCACCTGTGGGCCATGGTCTATCTGCTGCACGCGTATTTCGGCCGGGAAGGCCGAGAGGAGGCCGAGGAGCTGCTGCACCGCAACTCCGGCAGCGAGGACGCGCCGCGCATCCTCGGCGCCTTCAACGAGGAGACGCCGGACTGGCTGTCCTTCTACATGTTCACCTATTTCACCGACCGGGACGGCAAATACCAGCTCGGCACGTTGAAGGAGAGCGCGTTCGACCCGCTGTCGCGTACCTGCGAGTTCATGCTGAAGGAGGAGGCGCACCACATGATGGTCGGCACCACCGGTGTCGACCGCGTGGTGGAGCGTACGGTCCAGGTGATGAAGGAGCACGACACCGACGAGGTGGCCTCTTTCGGTGCCATTCCATTGAAGGTCATCCAGAAGTACCTGAACTTCCACTACAGCGTGTCGCTGGACCTGTTCGGCGGCGAGACCTCGACGAACGTCGCCAACTACTACACCGCCGGACTGAAGGGCCGGTGGATGGAGGAACGGCGCAAGGACGACCACAAGCTCACCAACGACTCCATCATGGTCGACTCGATCGACACCGACGGCGAGATCGGCCAGACCGAGGTGGCCGCGCTGGTTGGCCTGAACACCGATCTGCGCAGGGAATACATCTCCGACTGCCAGAGCGGTGTCAACCGGTGGAACCGCATCTTGGAAAGCGCCGGCCTCGCGCAGCGGCTGAAGCTGCCGCACCAGGCCTTCAACCGTAAGGTCGGCGCCTTCGCCGGCATCCAGGCCACTCCAGACGGTGAGAAGATTTCGCCGGAGGAGTGGGAAATGCGCAAAGGCCAGTGGCTGCCGACCGATGTCGACAAGGCGCACGTACGCTCGCTGATGCGTCCGGTGTACGAGCGCGGCAAGATCGCCGCGTGGATCGCGCCGCCACGCAACGGCATCAACAACCAGCCTTTCGACTACGAATACGTACGCTTTCCCTAG
- a CDS encoding PaaX family transcriptional regulator yields MTSSQPTLSRRDAAGAPSARGLLFTVLGEFALVDDHTAWTSALIEVLTQLGVDQKATRQALMRTAADGWLTAERVGRRTRWHLTPTAERMLTDGAQRIYSFTGPAQDWDGRWLLVSVRVPESDRRARHLLRTRLGWAGFGSLGAGLWISTHPDREAEVTEVLREAGVAGDAHLFVATRPGVGDVRAMVRQAWDLVAVEALYENFIEDFGDQARTDPLTSQVELVHAWRRFPAIDPALPRELLPARWSGVEAARLFTHRHNAWAPAARKAWRALNSP; encoded by the coding sequence ATGACCAGCAGCCAGCCGACACTCTCGCGCCGCGACGCCGCCGGCGCGCCGAGTGCGCGCGGCCTGCTGTTCACCGTGCTCGGCGAGTTTGCACTGGTAGACGACCACACGGCGTGGACGTCCGCGTTGATCGAGGTGCTCACGCAGCTCGGCGTCGACCAGAAGGCGACCCGGCAGGCACTGATGCGGACGGCCGCCGACGGCTGGCTCACCGCCGAGCGGGTCGGCCGGCGTACGCGCTGGCACCTGACGCCCACCGCCGAACGGATGCTCACCGACGGCGCCCAGCGCATCTATTCCTTCACCGGTCCGGCGCAGGACTGGGACGGCCGCTGGCTGCTCGTGTCGGTGCGCGTGCCCGAGAGTGACCGCCGCGCGCGGCATCTGCTGCGTACGCGGCTCGGCTGGGCCGGTTTCGGCTCGCTCGGCGCCGGCCTGTGGATCAGCACGCATCCCGACCGTGAGGCCGAGGTCACCGAGGTGCTGCGGGAGGCCGGCGTGGCCGGCGACGCGCACCTGTTCGTCGCCACCCGGCCAGGCGTCGGGGACGTACGCGCGATGGTGCGGCAGGCGTGGGACCTGGTCGCCGTCGAGGCGCTGTACGAAAACTTCATCGAGGACTTCGGCGACCAGGCGCGCACGGACCCACTGACCAGCCAGGTCGAGCTGGTGCACGCGTGGCGCCGGTTTCCGGCCATCGACCCGGCGCTGCCGCGCGAGCTGCTGCCGGCGCGCTGGTCCGGCGTCGAAGCCGCGCGTTTGTTCACCCACCGGCACAACGCGTGGGCCCCGGCTGCCAGAAAAGCCTGGCGGGCGCTGAATTCCCCATAA
- a CDS encoding 4-hydroxybenzoate 3-monooxygenase, whose product MDSTRTQVAVVGAGPAGLAVANLLRQSGIDTVLLEEQSRKFVEQRPRAGFIEEWAVRALDRHGLADQLLREAEQQDRFEFRFEGARHVVRYGEVVEGRHFLYPQQFLVADLVGLHTSNGGDARFQVSDVRLAELESARPVVTYVDATTGRQHRIDCDFVAGCDGAHGVTQTYFPAATTIRARHDYGIGWLAMLAEAPPSADCVFFGIHPRGFGAHMARGPRVTRFYLECRPGDTPENWPDDRVWTELHARLGTPDGPINEGPIFEKRVLDMHNYVTEPMSYGRLHLAGESAHVVAPIAAKGMNLAINDALLLAEAIAAYYRGDPSRLAGYSTACLRRVWQYQEFSQWLSDIFHSGTADPFKARLSQARVRRLLGSREALVAFAQLYLGIDADF is encoded by the coding sequence ATGGACTCGACGCGTACGCAGGTGGCGGTCGTCGGTGCCGGACCGGCCGGACTGGCGGTCGCCAACCTGCTGCGACAAAGCGGCATCGACACCGTACTTCTTGAGGAACAGAGCCGAAAGTTTGTCGAACAGCGGCCGCGTGCCGGATTCATCGAGGAATGGGCCGTACGCGCACTCGACCGGCACGGCCTCGCCGACCAGCTGCTGCGCGAGGCCGAGCAGCAGGACCGCTTCGAGTTCCGGTTCGAAGGCGCGCGCCACGTCGTACGCTATGGCGAGGTGGTGGAAGGCCGGCATTTCCTCTATCCACAACAGTTTCTGGTGGCCGACCTGGTTGGCCTGCACACGTCCAACGGCGGCGACGCACGCTTCCAGGTCAGCGACGTACGGTTGGCAGAGCTGGAAAGCGCGCGGCCGGTCGTCACGTACGTGGACGCGACCACCGGCCGGCAACACCGGATCGACTGTGACTTCGTCGCCGGCTGCGACGGCGCACACGGCGTCACACAGACCTACTTTCCCGCCGCGACAACGATCCGAGCGCGGCACGACTACGGCATCGGCTGGCTCGCCATGCTGGCCGAGGCGCCACCATCGGCCGACTGCGTGTTTTTCGGCATCCATCCGCGAGGTTTCGGCGCACACATGGCGCGCGGCCCGCGGGTCACCCGGTTCTATCTCGAATGCCGCCCCGGCGACACACCGGAAAACTGGCCGGACGATCGCGTCTGGACGGAGCTGCACGCGCGGCTCGGCACCCCGGACGGACCAATCAACGAAGGCCCGATCTTCGAGAAACGCGTGCTGGACATGCACAACTACGTGACCGAGCCGATGTCCTACGGCCGGCTGCATCTGGCTGGCGAGTCGGCGCATGTCGTCGCGCCGATCGCGGCGAAAGGCATGAACCTGGCGATCAACGACGCGCTTCTGCTGGCCGAAGCGATCGCCGCGTACTATCGCGGCGACCCGTCGCGGCTGGCCGGCTATTCGACGGCCTGCCTGCGCCGAGTCTGGCAATACCAGGAGTTTTCGCAGTGGTTGTCCGACATCTTCCACAGTGGCACGGCGGATCCGTTTAAGGCTCGGCTGTCCCAGGCACGGGTCCGCCGACTGCTCGGCTCGCGCGAGGCGCTGGTGGCATTTGCGCAGCTTTATCTGGGGATCGACGCCGACTTCTAA
- the boxC gene encoding 2,3-epoxybenzoyl-CoA dihydrolase, whose protein sequence is MTEPRVDFRVAPQTYRHWKLATDGPVATLTMDVDERGGLRPGYELKLNSYDLGVDIELYDAVQRLRFEHPEVRAVVVTGGKDKIFCAGANIRMLAASPHAWKVNFCKFTNETRNGIEDATAHSGQTYVAALNGTASGGGYEIALACDHIMLVDDRSSTVSLPELPLLGVLPGTGGLTRVVDKRHVRRDLADYFSTRSEGIGGRKAVRWRLVDEVVPRPKWHETVAARAAELAERSSRSGERGISLTPLEKKREDDRISYEHVTAVLDRDAGTVEITVHGPADEPGDFHAQGADFWTLAMTRQLDDLILDLRTNELEAGTWILKTAGDADKLLAHDRLLLAHRDDWLASEILLYLKRTLKRLDVTSRSLIALIEPGSCFAGSLLELALAADRSYQLFGVFEDIDPDATPATIVLGEMSFGALPMSNGLSRLQTRFFGDDASLTAARERIGEPLEADAAADLGLVTFAPDDIDWDDEVRIAVEERGSFSPDALTGLEANYRFVGPETLETKIFGRLTAWQNWIFNRPNASGENGALRKFGTGQRADFDRKRV, encoded by the coding sequence ATGACCGAGCCCCGGGTCGACTTCAGGGTGGCTCCGCAGACCTACCGGCACTGGAAGCTGGCCACCGACGGCCCGGTCGCGACGCTCACGATGGACGTGGACGAACGCGGTGGCCTGCGTCCCGGCTACGAGCTGAAGCTCAACTCGTATGACCTCGGCGTCGACATCGAGCTCTACGACGCCGTCCAGCGGCTGCGGTTCGAGCATCCGGAGGTGCGCGCGGTCGTCGTCACCGGCGGCAAGGACAAGATCTTCTGCGCCGGCGCCAACATCCGGATGCTGGCCGCGTCACCGCACGCCTGGAAGGTCAACTTCTGCAAGTTCACCAACGAAACACGCAACGGCATCGAGGACGCGACCGCGCACTCCGGCCAGACGTACGTGGCGGCGCTGAACGGCACGGCCTCCGGCGGCGGTTACGAGATCGCGTTGGCCTGCGACCACATCATGCTGGTCGACGACCGCTCGTCGACGGTTTCGTTGCCGGAGCTGCCGTTGCTCGGCGTGCTGCCGGGGACCGGCGGACTCACCAGAGTGGTGGACAAGCGGCACGTACGCCGTGACCTCGCCGACTATTTTTCCACCCGTTCCGAGGGAATCGGCGGCCGTAAGGCGGTGCGGTGGCGGCTGGTCGACGAGGTGGTGCCGCGGCCGAAGTGGCACGAGACGGTCGCCGCTCGTGCCGCAGAGCTGGCCGAGCGCTCGTCCCGCTCCGGTGAGCGGGGGATTTCGCTGACACCGCTGGAAAAGAAGCGTGAGGACGATCGCATCTCATACGAGCACGTGACCGCGGTGCTGGACCGCGACGCCGGCACCGTCGAGATCACCGTGCACGGACCGGCCGACGAGCCCGGCGACTTTCACGCGCAGGGCGCGGACTTCTGGACGCTCGCGATGACCCGCCAGCTCGACGACCTCATCCTCGACCTGCGCACCAACGAGCTGGAAGCCGGCACCTGGATCCTGAAGACCGCCGGCGACGCCGATAAACTGCTCGCGCACGACCGGTTGCTGCTCGCGCATCGGGACGACTGGCTGGCCAGCGAAATCCTGCTTTATCTGAAACGTACGCTGAAACGGTTGGACGTCACCAGCCGCAGCCTGATCGCGCTGATCGAGCCAGGCAGCTGCTTTGCCGGCTCGCTGCTGGAGCTCGCGCTCGCCGCGGACCGGTCGTACCAACTTTTCGGAGTTTTCGAGGACATCGATCCGGACGCGACGCCGGCGACGATCGTGCTCGGCGAGATGAGCTTCGGCGCGTTGCCGATGTCCAACGGCCTTTCCCGGCTGCAGACCAGGTTTTTCGGTGACGACGCGTCTCTTACCGCGGCGCGCGAGAGGATCGGCGAGCCGCTGGAGGCCGACGCCGCCGCCGACCTCGGCCTGGTCACCTTCGCGCCGGACGACATCGACTGGGACGACGAGGTGCGGATCGCGGTCGAGGAGCGCGGCAGCTTCTCGCCCGACGCGCTGACCGGCCTGGAGGCAAACTATCGCTTCGTCGGCCCGGAAACCCTGGAAACCAAGATCTTCGGCCGGCTGACCGCATGGCAGAACTGGATTTTCAACCGGCCCAACGCCTCCGGCGAAAACGGCGCACTGCGCAAGTTTGGCACCGGACAACGCGCCGACTTCGACAGGAAACGGGTCTGA
- a CDS encoding S26 family signal peptidase yields MVASFAILALISIAVVAVVRHTLVVVTVHGPSMEPSLHDGERLLARRATAHLPAVGELVVFAPLMENGQPVPASMPASGRLWLVKRLVAGPGDPVPPGLGPALSAVAGQPVPAGHMVVVGDNGAESVDSRQEGFVAVDRVRAVVVRRLVS; encoded by the coding sequence ATGGTTGCCTCGTTCGCGATTTTAGCGCTAATCAGCATAGCGGTGGTCGCGGTCGTACGCCACACGTTGGTCGTCGTCACCGTCCATGGTCCGAGCATGGAGCCATCGCTGCACGATGGGGAGCGACTGCTCGCGCGGCGCGCCACAGCGCACCTACCAGCTGTCGGAGAGCTGGTGGTTTTCGCGCCATTGATGGAAAATGGTCAGCCCGTGCCGGCCTCGATGCCGGCCAGTGGTCGCCTCTGGCTGGTCAAACGGCTGGTCGCCGGACCAGGGGATCCGGTGCCGCCCGGCCTCGGCCCGGCGCTTTCCGCGGTTGCCGGTCAGCCGGTCCCGGCCGGTCACATGGTTGTCGTCGGCGACAACGGCGCGGAAAGCGTCGACTCTCGCCAGGAGGGTTTTGTTGCGGTTGACCGCGTCCGCGCCGTCGTCGTCCGCCGACTGGTCTCCTGA
- a CDS encoding phage tail protein: MRAPADREQQKPAVPRDRPPKSADHHENRGMSPGQRLNAAAMQRLQRTAGNRAVSRMVAPAPPTPTVTSGGSAEAPLEDVPVQRLAPDAGGRRGPASDAKFTALKREVKSKQQTMAKHAPAKSEADAAGAAAKPPADDKLAQGKTANAEKMNAAKPGEFNKAAFIKAVNDAIAAQAPKNLDEADHFSSSGKADAVKGQVAGKVADGKKASAGAIDTATKAAPDTSKAVEKPVTPLKPDQPPPAPGAPNPANAIPDKAPASATDFSAGPKQVDDQMSQAQVTEDQLAKSNEPEFTDALHAKKDGEKHSAIAPGQVRAAEDKTLAGAKAHAASAGATAMNALAADRKTAGAQVTSGKQGAQSKNETQRAQVTAKLQKVFDTTKTDVEAILSGLDKQVDDKFTADEKAARDAFTADHKRRMDEYKDKRYSGFTGKLRWIKDKFAGLPAEANQIFVTARQGYVSRMQTVISGIADLIGGELNRAKARIAQGRTELQAEVQKLPKDLQAIGKQAAGEFGSKFDELTESVDAKGNDLVNTLASKYTEALKGVDDEIAAEKEKNKGLIAKAVDAVKGVIDTILKLKDLLLGVLAKAASAVMAILKDPIGFLSNLVSAVGAGLKAFMANIGTHLKKGLVGWLMGSMAEAGVQLPEKFDLRGIITMIASMLGLTWGSIKARIISRGVPAPAMEAVEKSVPVAQKIASGGIGAVWEDIKERVGDIKENLFSKISEYLIPTVLMAGITWIISLLNPASAFIKACKMIIDIVTFIVERGAQIIEFVNSVLDAVIAIAGGGSGGVPALIEKALAKSIPVLIGALAAILGVGGIANKVKSFFQSLAKPVNKAIDFITDKIVGFGKKIWAKMKAKFGRGGKKGNLDGGLKAAHGAIKRGPDEPAVQSKLPGITSRYGLASLRLVVDRKEGVYEYVHAEATVQRSDTPSERIISPEDKKKLEKLEAKLKKSEDAIAAKRQSILDHTVRPLLKVGSYAGTPRPASSRVPTDADRAWANREGPLHGCHTCTRTDKPLYIPDHQPASELFDIMLDGKPVVPAGAQLLYPHCQSCSVKQGGTVTGLKSKIAKYERMKAEAQTIQAEIKALKGSR, from the coding sequence GTGCGCGCACCGGCCGACAGGGAACAGCAGAAGCCGGCCGTGCCGCGTGACCGACCGCCGAAATCGGCCGACCACCACGAAAATCGCGGCATGTCACCGGGCCAGCGGCTCAATGCCGCGGCCATGCAGCGGTTGCAGCGTACGGCCGGAAACCGTGCCGTGTCGCGGATGGTCGCTCCCGCGCCGCCGACCCCCACGGTGACATCCGGCGGCTCGGCCGAGGCTCCGCTCGAGGACGTTCCCGTACAGCGACTGGCGCCCGATGCCGGTGGCCGTCGCGGCCCCGCGTCTGATGCGAAGTTCACCGCGCTCAAGCGTGAGGTGAAGTCGAAGCAGCAGACAATGGCCAAGCACGCGCCGGCGAAATCAGAGGCGGACGCGGCCGGAGCGGCCGCCAAGCCGCCGGCCGACGACAAGCTGGCGCAGGGAAAGACGGCCAACGCGGAGAAGATGAACGCCGCCAAGCCGGGCGAGTTCAACAAGGCGGCGTTCATCAAGGCGGTCAACGACGCGATCGCGGCGCAGGCGCCCAAAAACCTGGACGAGGCCGACCATTTCTCCTCCTCCGGCAAGGCCGACGCGGTCAAGGGCCAGGTCGCCGGCAAGGTCGCCGACGGCAAGAAAGCCTCCGCCGGCGCGATCGACACCGCCACCAAGGCCGCGCCGGACACGTCGAAAGCCGTGGAAAAACCGGTCACTCCACTCAAACCCGACCAGCCGCCACCAGCACCCGGCGCACCGAACCCGGCCAACGCCATCCCCGACAAGGCACCGGCCTCGGCGACAGATTTCTCCGCCGGCCCCAAGCAGGTCGACGACCAGATGTCGCAGGCTCAGGTCACCGAGGACCAGCTGGCCAAGTCCAACGAGCCGGAGTTCACCGACGCGCTGCACGCCAAGAAGGACGGCGAAAAACACTCCGCCATCGCGCCGGGTCAGGTGCGTGCGGCCGAGGACAAGACACTGGCCGGCGCGAAGGCGCACGCCGCGTCCGCCGGTGCGACGGCGATGAACGCGCTGGCCGCTGACCGCAAGACCGCTGGCGCGCAGGTGACCTCCGGCAAGCAAGGCGCGCAAAGCAAAAACGAGACGCAGCGCGCGCAGGTCACCGCGAAACTGCAAAAGGTCTTCGACACCACCAAAACCGACGTCGAGGCGATCCTTTCCGGCCTGGACAAGCAGGTCGACGACAAGTTCACCGCCGACGAGAAGGCCGCGCGGGACGCGTTCACCGCCGACCACAAGCGGCGGATGGACGAATACAAGGACAAGCGCTATTCCGGCTTCACCGGAAAACTGCGGTGGATCAAGGACAAGTTCGCCGGCCTGCCGGCCGAGGCCAACCAGATTTTCGTCACCGCGCGGCAAGGTTACGTGTCGCGTATGCAGACCGTCATCTCCGGGATCGCCGACCTGATCGGCGGTGAGCTCAACCGCGCCAAAGCGCGCATCGCGCAGGGCCGTACGGAGCTGCAGGCCGAGGTGCAGAAACTGCCGAAGGACCTGCAGGCAATCGGCAAGCAGGCCGCCGGCGAGTTCGGGTCGAAGTTCGACGAGTTGACCGAGTCGGTCGATGCCAAAGGCAACGACCTGGTCAACACGCTGGCCTCCAAATACACCGAGGCGCTCAAAGGCGTCGACGACGAGATCGCCGCGGAGAAAGAGAAAAACAAGGGCCTGATCGCCAAGGCCGTCGACGCGGTCAAGGGTGTCATCGACACCATCCTGAAACTCAAGGACCTGTTGCTCGGCGTACTCGCCAAAGCCGCCTCCGCCGTGATGGCGATCCTGAAGGACCCCATCGGTTTCCTGTCCAACCTGGTCTCCGCGGTCGGTGCCGGCCTGAAGGCCTTCATGGCCAACATCGGTACGCACCTGAAGAAAGGCCTCGTCGGCTGGCTGATGGGCTCGATGGCCGAGGCCGGCGTACAGCTGCCGGAAAAGTTCGACCTGCGCGGCATCATCACCATGATCGCGTCCATGCTCGGCCTGACCTGGGGCTCCATCAAAGCGCGGATCATCTCGCGCGGCGTACCGGCACCGGCCATGGAGGCGGTGGAAAAATCCGTACCGGTGGCGCAGAAAATCGCTTCTGGCGGCATCGGCGCGGTGTGGGAGGACATCAAGGAACGCGTCGGCGACATCAAGGAAAACCTGTTCTCCAAGATCAGCGAATATCTGATCCCGACGGTGCTGATGGCCGGCATCACCTGGATCATCTCGCTGCTCAACCCGGCCTCGGCGTTCATCAAGGCCTGCAAGATGATCATCGACATCGTCACCTTCATCGTCGAACGCGGCGCGCAGATCATCGAGTTCGTCAACTCCGTCCTGGACGCCGTCATCGCCATCGCCGGCGGCGGCTCGGGCGGCGTACCAGCGCTCATCGAGAAAGCCCTCGCCAAGTCCATCCCCGTACTGATCGGTGCGCTCGCGGCGATCCTCGGCGTTGGCGGCATCGCCAACAAGGTCAAGTCGTTCTTCCAGTCGCTGGCCAAGCCGGTCAACAAGGCCATCGACTTCATCACCGACAAGATCGTCGGTTTCGGCAAGAAGATCTGGGCCAAGATGAAGGCGAAGTTCGGCAGGGGCGGGAAGAAAGGCAATCTGGACGGTGGCCTCAAGGCCGCGCATGGCGCCATCAAGCGCGGTCCGGACGAGCCGGCCGTCCAGTCGAAGCTGCCCGGCATCACATCCCGCTACGGACTTGCCAGCCTTCGCCTTGTCGTCGACCGCAAGGAAGGCGTCTACGAGTACGTCCACGCCGAGGCGACCGTACAACGGTCGGACACGCCGTCCGAACGGATCATCTCGCCAGAAGACAAGAAGAAGCTGGAGAAACTCGAGGCCAAGCTGAAGAAGAGCGAGGACGCGATCGCGGCCAAGCGCCAGAGCATTCTCGACCACACCGTACGGCCACTCCTCAAGGTCGGCAGCTATGCCGGCACACCGAGACCGGCGTCCAGTCGGGTGCCAACGGACGCCGATCGCGCGTGGGCCAACCGCGAGGGTCCACTACACGGCTGCCACACCTGCACGAGAACGGACAAGCCGCTCTACATTCCGGACCACCAGCCGGCCAGCGAACTGTTCGACATCATGTTGGACGGCAAGCCGGTCGTTCCGGCCGGCGCACAACTGCTCTATCCGCACTGCCAGAGTTGCTCGGTCAAGCAGGGCGGTACGGTGACAGGGTTGAAGAGCAAGATCGCGAAGTACGAGCGGATGAAAGCCGAAGCGCAGACGATACAGGCCGAGATCAAGGCATTGAAGGGGAGCCGGTGA